The sequence below is a genomic window from Deinococcus radiopugnans ATCC 19172.
GTCCTGATGACCGTGGTGGCCTTCGGTCGCATGAGCACCGAGCGTGAACTGGTGGCGGTGCAGTCGGGGGGCATCAGCCTGGGGCGGGTGGCGCGGCCCGTGGGCGTGGTGGCCGCGCTGGTCACGGCGCTGGCCGTGTGGCTGAGCCTGTGGGTGGCCCCGCGCGCCAACGTGGAAACGCGTGGGCTGTACTGGGACGGGTTGACCGGGGCCGGATTGTCGCAGCTGGTGGGCAAAACGGTGGACCTGGGCGCGGGCCTGACGCTGGCGCTGGGCGGCTACGACCCGGCCACCCGCGAGCTGAAGAATGTGCGCGTCGAGAAGTGGTCGGCAGAGGCGGGCCGGCGGGCCACCCTGATCTTCGCCGACGCCGGAACCTTCGAGAACAACCTGCTCTCGCTGCGCGGCTACACCGTCTACACGGTGGACTACGCGGCGGCGGCGCGACTTTCCGCTGTGCCGGAGAATGATCCGGCCGCCTTCCGCGCGGCGGTGCAGGACGTGTTTCCCAGCGTGGTGATTCCAGGGGCGGCCAGCGACACGCTGAACGTGGACACCGGGCTGTCGCGCAAGCAGACGCTGGCGGCCTACGCCGACGCCATCGGGGCGGACGCGCAGGGCTGGCCGGAGCTGATCACGGCGCTGACCGCTCCTGACGTGAGGGACGCCGAACGGCAGGCCGCGCGGCTGAACCTGAACCGCAAGCTGGCGCTGCCCTTCGGCAATCTGGTGCTGGCACTCGCGGCACTGCCCTTTGCCCTGCGCTTCGGGCGCACGCTGGGCGTCAGTCTGGGCATCGCGCTGCTGATCGCGGTGGCGTATTACCTGCTGTTCTTCGTGGGCCTGACGGTGGCGGCGGCGCTGCCTGCCCTGCCGGAACTGGGCGTATGGCTGGCCAACATCGTCTTTGCCGGAGCGGGGCTGTGGCTGCTGAGGCGGACATGACAGACCGGACAGAGCTGCGGGCACTGATTCTCTCGGCGTCCTTCGGCAGCGGGCACCACCAGGCCAACGACGCGCTGGATCAGGCGCTACGGGCGGCGGGCGTGGACCTGGCCGCCCGACACGCCGACTTTCTGGCCTACCTGAACCCCGTCGAGCGGGCCGTGACCGCCGGCACCTACGATCTGTGGCTGCGCCACGCCCCCGCCATGTACCGGGCGTTCTACGACTGGACCGACTCCGAGACCGAGCCGAGGGCGCTGACCGGCACCTTCGGCTGGCTGGGCCTGCGCGGCATGACCCGCGACGTGCAGGAGGTGGCGCCGGAGGTCGTCGTCGGCTCCTACCCCACCACCGTCGCGCTGTCCAACACCGCCCGGCAACGGCTGGGCGTGGATTTTCTGAATGCCCTGATCGTCACCGACTACCGTGTCCACCACCACTGGGCGCGGCCCGAGGCCGAGTTGCTGCTGGTGGCCACCGAGGAGGCCCGCGAGCAGATGGCCCGCTGGCGCATTCCGCCGGACAGTGTGGAGGTCACGGGCATTCCGATTGCCCCGGCCTACCGCGCCCTGATCGGGGCCGACAAGGCGGCCCTGCGCCTCAAACACGGGCTGGACCC
It includes:
- a CDS encoding LptF/LptG family permease, translating into MTRLTRAVTAELLPPLLAGTLLFTAVLSFGYFFISSQWLTGVPVTLIGRWIALQVPDTLVKVFPMAVVLMTVVAFGRMSTERELVAVQSGGISLGRVARPVGVVAALVTALAVWLSLWVAPRANVETRGLYWDGLTGAGLSQLVGKTVDLGAGLTLALGGYDPATRELKNVRVEKWSAEAGRRATLIFADAGTFENNLLSLRGYTVYTVDYAAAARLSAVPENDPAAFRAAVQDVFPSVVIPGAASDTLNVDTGLSRKQTLAAYADAIGADAQGWPELITALTAPDVRDAERQAARLNLNRKLALPFGNLVLALAALPFALRFGRTLGVSLGIALLIAVAYYLLFFVGLTVAAALPALPELGVWLANIVFAGAGLWLLRRT
- a CDS encoding MGDG synthase family glycosyltransferase; this encodes MTDRTELRALILSASFGSGHHQANDALDQALRAAGVDLAARHADFLAYLNPVERAVTAGTYDLWLRHAPAMYRAFYDWTDSETEPRALTGTFGWLGLRGMTRDVQEVAPEVVVGSYPTTVALSNTARQRLGVDFLNALIVTDYRVHHHWARPEAELLLVATEEAREQMARWRIPPDSVEVTGIPIAPAYRALIGADKAALRLKHGLDPDLPLILISGGGTGTYRALKPVLNELAGLGRRVQVLVLAGARTRGVTQHGGATLHQLGHTSDFPELLAASDLVVGKAGGLTVAEATTLGVPQVIHQPIPGQEEHNADYLERHGAALWARELHQLRPAVLRVLDGDEHARMNHCARQISRPDAADRVAAALLRRLGR